From one Rhodamnia argentea isolate NSW1041297 chromosome 1, ASM2092103v1, whole genome shotgun sequence genomic stretch:
- the LOC115745205 gene encoding probable aldo-keto reductase 2 isoform X3 gives MASAVRRIKLGSQGLEVSAQGLGCMGMSAFYGPPKPEPDMIALIHHAVGSGVTFLDTSDIYGPYTNEILLGKALKGGVRQKVELATKFGVSFADGKGEIRGDPAYVRAACEASLKRLDVDCINLYYQHRIDTRVPIEVTIGELKKLVEEGKIKYIGLSEACASTIRRAHAVHPITAVQLEWSLWTRDVEAEIIPTCRELGIGIVAYSPLGQGFFSLGSKLLENISEDDLRQYQPRLRPENLAHNAKLFDRVNEIAQRKGCTPSQLALAWVHHQGNDVCPIPGTTKIENFNQNIGALSVKLTPEEMAELESIASADNVKGGRFNSSVSTWENSETPPLSSWKPA, from the exons ATGGCGTCGGCGGTGAGGAGGATCAAACTGGGGTCGCAGGGTCTCGAGGTCTCCGCCCAGGGGCTGGGCTGCATGGGCATGTCCGCCTTCTACGGCCCACCCAAGCCCGAGCCCGACATGATCGCGCTCATCCACCACGCCGTCGGCTCCGGCGTCACCTTCCTCGACACCTCCGACATCTACGGCCCTTACACCAACGAAATCCTCCTCGGAAAG GCACTGAAGGGAGGGGTGAGACAGAAGGTGGAATTGGCTACCAAGTTTGGGGTCAGCTTCGCGGACGGGAAGGGGGAGATCCGGGGCGATCCGGCGTACGTGAGGGCGGCTTGCGAGGCCAGCCTGAAGCGGCTCGACGTCGATTGCATCAACCTCTACTACCAACACCGTATCGACACTCGGGTCCCCATCGAAGTCACT ATTGGAGAGCTTAAGAAGCTCGTTGAAGAGGGTAAAATCAAGTACATTGGTTTATCCGAGGCCTGTGCGTCCACAATCAGAAGAGCACATGCTGTTCATCCCATCACAGCGGTGCAATTGGAGTGGTCACTGTGGACAAGAGATGTGGAGGCAGAGATAATTCCCACGTGCAG GGAGCTTGGCATTGGAATCGTTGCCTATAGTCCTTTAGGACAAGGATTCTTTTCTCTGGGCTCCAAGTTGTTGGAGAATATCTCCGAGGACGATCTCAGACAG TACCAACCAAGGCTCCGGCCAGAGAACTTGGCTCACAATGCAAAGTTATTCGATCGAGTGAATGAAATTGCGCAAAGAAAGGGATGCACCCCGTCGCAGTTAGCCCTCGCCTGGGTACACCACCAGGGCAACGACGTCTGCCCGATTCCCGGCACGACCAAGATCGAGAATTTCAACCAGAACATTGGAGCTCTGTCTGTGAAGCTTACACCGGAAGAGATGGCGGAGCTCGAATCAATTGCATCTGCGGACAATGTCAAGGGTGGCAGGTTCAATAGCAGCGTGTCTACATGGGAAAACTCTGAAACTCCACCCCTTTCGTCATGGAAACCTGCTTAG